The following are from one region of the Ruficoccus sp. ZRK36 genome:
- a CDS encoding tautomerase family protein has translation MPHIVIKAVTGKTEEQKQQLADAITRDVMEIFHYGEESVSVAIEEFPAERWKEDVYQADIQAYAERLYKKPGYEL, from the coding sequence ATGCCACACATAGTCATCAAAGCCGTAACCGGCAAAACCGAAGAACAAAAGCAGCAGCTGGCTGACGCCATTACTCGCGATGTGATGGAGATCTTTCACTATGGCGAGGAGTCGGTATCTGTGGCCATCGAGGAGTTTCCCGCCGAGCGGTGGAAAGAGGATGTCTATCAGGCCGATATTCAGGCTTATGCCGAGAGGCTCTACAAGAAGCCCGGCTACGAGCTGTAG
- a CDS encoding DUF2255 family protein translates to MAAWASEDLEKIRLSDDLHIAPFRADGKTYGTPTWIWSVVVDGRLYVRAYNGRASRWYRSAMAQKTGCIHAVGQQWDVTFHPVDDSALNDQIDAAYVDKYEGSPYLLPMVGERTRAATVLILPKDE, encoded by the coding sequence ATGGCAGCGTGGGCAAGCGAGGATCTGGAGAAGATTCGCCTCTCCGACGATCTGCACATCGCGCCGTTTCGCGCGGACGGGAAGACCTACGGCACCCCGACCTGGATATGGTCCGTGGTGGTGGACGGCAGGCTCTACGTCCGCGCTTACAACGGCCGCGCCTCGCGCTGGTATCGGTCGGCCATGGCCCAGAAAACCGGGTGCATTCACGCGGTCGGTCAGCAGTGGGATGTCACGTTTCATCCCGTTGATGACTCCGCGCTGAATGACCAGATCGATGCCGCCTATGTCGACAAATATGAAGGCAGCCCCTACCTGCTGCCGATGGTTGGTGAGCGCACACGCGCTGCCACTGTCCTGATTCTGCCCAAAGATGAGTGA
- the soxR gene encoding redox-sensitive transcriptional activator SoxR: MGSKKKELLTVGEVSLRSGIAVSAIHFYETKGLVRSTRDGRNQRRFERRELRILSFIKVAQRLGFSLEEIKHVFRNIPPNRVPTKADWHKVTRAWDQALKDKIELATKLRSQLTLCIGCGCLSMKDCPLRNPDDELARKGPGPAML; this comes from the coding sequence ATGGGTTCGAAGAAAAAAGAACTGCTGACGGTCGGCGAAGTCTCGCTCAGAAGCGGAATCGCTGTCTCCGCCATCCACTTTTACGAGACCAAGGGACTTGTCCGCAGCACAAGGGACGGCCGCAACCAGCGGCGCTTCGAGCGGCGCGAGCTGCGTATCCTTTCGTTTATTAAGGTTGCCCAGCGACTGGGCTTTTCGCTGGAGGAGATCAAACACGTCTTTCGAAACATCCCGCCCAACCGCGTGCCGACAAAGGCCGACTGGCATAAAGTCACCCGCGCCTGGGACCAGGCCCTGAAAGATAAGATCGAGCTCGCGACCAAGCTGCGCAGCCAGCTAACGCTCTGCATCGGCTGCGGCTGCCTCTCCATGAAGGACTGCCCCCTCCGCAACCCCGACGACGAACTGGCCCGCAAGGGGCCCGGCCCCGCCATGCTGTAG
- a CDS encoding cupin domain-containing protein translates to MKTKVTRVGTQSSIAGPADWFTGEVRIDPLFKTDKPARGQGASVTFEPGARTAWHTHPLGQTLIITSGSGWVQEEGGPIEEVHPGDVIWFPPEVKHWHGAAPTTGMSHIAIQEELNGEVVEWMEHVSDEQYQKR, encoded by the coding sequence ATGAAAACAAAAGTCACACGCGTTGGAACCCAATCTTCGATCGCAGGCCCGGCTGACTGGTTCACCGGCGAAGTCCGCATCGACCCGCTTTTCAAGACCGATAAACCGGCCCGTGGCCAGGGGGCGAGTGTCACATTCGAGCCCGGTGCACGCACAGCCTGGCACACGCATCCGCTGGGGCAGACCCTGATCATCACGTCTGGCTCCGGCTGGGTACAGGAAGAGGGCGGCCCCATCGAGGAGGTCCATCCTGGCGATGTCATCTGGTTTCCCCCCGAGGTGAAGCACTGGCACGGCGCCGCCCCCACCACTGGCATGTCGCACATTGCGATCCAGGAAGAGCTCAACGGCGAAGTCGTCGAGTGGATGGAGCACGTCAGCGATGAGCAATACCAGAAGCGTTAA
- a CDS encoding SDR family oxidoreductase, whose product MTDKSKTIALVTGASDGIGKEVARQLATKGIHVLLGSRSLEKGQGVVDEFKQKGLEVELLQLDISDDSSVENAVAQVNHRHGRLDILVNNAGIFFDKCPLTELPVEDLAATFNTNVVGTFRVTRSFLPLLRKSEHARIVNVSSGLGSLQHMTDENSPYYQVVMPSYASSKAALNVLTVYLARELKDSGIKVNSVCPGMTATRYVDSPFAHPVEVGAEIPVRYALIDDDGPTGGFFDRNGPHKW is encoded by the coding sequence ATGACAGACAAAAGCAAAACCATCGCCCTTGTCACCGGAGCTTCCGATGGCATCGGTAAGGAGGTCGCCCGGCAGTTGGCAACCAAAGGCATTCACGTTCTTCTCGGTTCGAGAAGCCTGGAAAAAGGCCAGGGTGTGGTCGACGAGTTCAAGCAGAAAGGCCTCGAAGTCGAGCTGCTCCAGCTCGATATCTCCGATGATTCCAGCGTGGAGAATGCCGTCGCACAGGTCAACCACCGTCACGGACGCCTGGACATCCTCGTGAATAACGCGGGCATCTTTTTCGACAAGTGCCCCCTGACGGAGCTCCCGGTCGAGGACTTGGCGGCTACCTTTAACACAAACGTCGTCGGCACCTTTCGGGTGACGCGTAGCTTCCTGCCGCTGCTTCGCAAGTCCGAACACGCGCGCATCGTCAACGTCTCCAGTGGCCTGGGATCTCTCCAGCACATGACGGATGAAAACAGCCCCTACTATCAGGTGGTCATGCCCTCGTACGCATCGTCCAAGGCCGCGCTTAACGTGCTCACGGTGTATCTGGCCCGCGAACTCAAGGACTCCGGGATCAAGGTCAACTCCGTGTGCCCCGGTATGACCGCGACCCGCTACGTCGATTCACCCTTTGCCCATCCGGTGGAGGTCGGCGCAGAAATCCCGGTGCGCTACGCGCTGATCGATGACGACGGCCCGACGGGAGGCTTTTTCGACCGTAACGGTCCGCACAAGTGGTAG
- a CDS encoding MFS transporter produces MTSNGHSSAPVRPGLTLAAALLGFFMITLDAVVVNVALPTMGEDLSADMSGLQWVVDSYTMVFAALLLSAGVISDRIGARGAFGMGVVLFMLSSLVCGLAPDIHTLVAARFVQGAGAAVMMPSSMSLIRHAYHDPVARGRAVAYWALGGSVAATSGPVVGGLLTLLNWRWIFFINLPVCLVTFLFLARAAHSPQRTAPFDLWGQLTAVLTMGALTFGAIEAGEAGLADPRVWGAFIVAACSLGGFVWGQRRARHPMMPPELFRVRNVVISVVVGFTFMFGYFGLPFVMSLYLQQLRGLSALQTGLSFLPMMLIGLVLTPFSARIVERFNPKNVIFWGLVSMALGLLSLVIFTDEVPVWGIAALMGLVGLGGPLIAPPIAAVLLGSVPVTLVGTASGVFNTSRQVGGALAVAIFGALLTQPFGFVNGMRASLVLATIVAVATACLSLRLEHGKRDA; encoded by the coding sequence ATGACAAGCAACGGACATTCCTCTGCGCCCGTGCGGCCCGGCCTTACCCTGGCAGCGGCATTGCTGGGCTTTTTCATGATCACGCTCGATGCGGTGGTGGTAAATGTTGCCCTGCCGACGATGGGCGAGGATCTGAGCGCGGACATGTCGGGACTGCAGTGGGTGGTGGACAGCTATACCATGGTGTTCGCCGCTTTACTGCTCTCTGCGGGCGTGATCTCTGACCGCATCGGCGCGCGCGGTGCCTTCGGCATGGGGGTCGTCCTCTTTATGCTGTCCTCACTGGTATGCGGACTGGCACCTGACATCCACACTCTGGTGGCGGCGCGGTTTGTGCAGGGAGCTGGGGCGGCTGTCATGATGCCCTCCTCGATGTCTTTGATCCGCCATGCCTATCATGACCCTGTCGCTCGTGGCCGGGCTGTCGCCTACTGGGCACTGGGAGGCTCGGTGGCGGCGACCTCCGGACCTGTTGTCGGTGGCCTGTTGACGCTGCTCAACTGGCGGTGGATTTTCTTTATAAACCTGCCGGTATGCCTCGTGACGTTCCTGTTTCTGGCCCGCGCCGCGCACTCTCCGCAGCGCACGGCTCCGTTTGACCTGTGGGGGCAGCTCACTGCCGTTCTGACCATGGGTGCTCTGACCTTTGGAGCGATCGAGGCGGGTGAAGCCGGACTGGCCGATCCGCGAGTGTGGGGCGCATTTATCGTCGCTGCTTGTTCACTCGGGGGATTCGTGTGGGGGCAGAGGCGAGCCCGGCATCCTATGATGCCGCCTGAGCTGTTCCGGGTCCGTAATGTCGTCATCTCAGTCGTGGTCGGCTTTACGTTTATGTTCGGATACTTCGGGCTGCCCTTTGTGATGAGCCTTTATCTGCAGCAGTTGCGTGGCTTGAGCGCCCTGCAGACGGGGCTGTCCTTCCTGCCGATGATGTTGATCGGACTGGTGCTAACCCCCTTCAGTGCGCGCATCGTGGAGCGATTCAACCCTAAGAACGTTATCTTCTGGGGCCTGGTCTCGATGGCTCTCGGCCTTCTCTCGCTGGTCATTTTCACGGACGAGGTACCCGTTTGGGGGATCGCGGCGCTGATGGGGCTGGTCGGCCTGGGCGGGCCGCTGATTGCTCCCCCGATCGCTGCGGTACTACTTGGCAGTGTGCCGGTGACGCTCGTTGGCACGGCCAGTGGCGTCTTCAATACCAGTCGTCAGGTCGGTGGTGCCTTGGCGGTGGCTATCTTCGGGGCGTTACTGACTCAGCCCTTTGGCTTTGTCAATGGTATGCGGGCCAGTCTGGTGCTGGCGACCATCGTCGCGGTAGCAACAGCCTGCCTCAGCCTGAGACTGGAACACGGAAAACGGGACGCGTAA
- a CDS encoding glucose 1-dehydrogenase, which produces MTKSILDYSGKVALVTGAASGMGLATARAFAEAGASVVMADYKQDAVKAAADELAAAGYKTLALACDVSDEKQVAALVESTVSAFGRLDAAFNNAGVMAHIAPTAESTLEEWERVIGINLRGVWACLKYELKQMQKQGSGAIVNNASVGALTGNPGIPSYIASKHGVVGLTRTAALEAIPHGVRVNAINPGVIDTQVARDVVDGDDEAYAQMEQAIPIKRAGQPEEIASVVLWLCSPGASYVVGHALTVDGGLTVP; this is translated from the coding sequence ATGACCAAGAGCATATTAGACTACAGCGGAAAGGTCGCCCTGGTCACGGGCGCGGCCTCCGGGATGGGATTGGCCACCGCCAGGGCGTTTGCGGAGGCGGGAGCATCGGTTGTCATGGCTGACTATAAACAGGATGCCGTCAAAGCCGCCGCCGATGAGCTAGCCGCTGCCGGGTATAAAACCTTGGCGCTGGCCTGTGACGTCAGCGACGAAAAGCAGGTCGCCGCGCTCGTCGAGAGCACGGTCTCGGCATTTGGGCGGCTCGATGCGGCCTTTAACAATGCCGGTGTCATGGCGCACATCGCTCCTACCGCCGAGAGCACATTAGAAGAGTGGGAGCGTGTGATCGGCATCAACCTGCGCGGCGTCTGGGCCTGCTTGAAGTATGAGCTGAAGCAGATGCAAAAGCAGGGCAGTGGAGCGATCGTCAATAATGCCTCAGTCGGGGCGTTGACCGGAAATCCCGGCATCCCCTCGTATATCGCCTCGAAGCATGGCGTGGTGGGGCTCACGCGCACCGCTGCGCTGGAAGCCATCCCGCACGGGGTCCGCGTAAACGCGATCAACCCTGGCGTGATCGACACACAGGTCGCCCGCGATGTCGTCGATGGTGATGACGAAGCCTACGCTCAAATGGAGCAGGCCATTCCCATCAAACGCGCTGGCCAGCCCGAGGAAATCGCCTCGGTGGTGCTTTGGCTGTGCAGTCCGGGGGCGAGCTACGTCGTCGGTCATGCGCTCACCGTCGATGGCGGACTTACGGTGCCGTGA
- a CDS encoding cobyric acid synthase produces MAIGKCISLLGTGSDVGKSFIVAGIGRALKCRGYDVAPYKAQNMSNNSYVTLDGLEMGRAQVVQAEACGVEPSVHMNPVLLKPSGDARSQVVLHGQVLATQEARDYYRQTDQLFAKAMESLEVLRQAHEVVVMEGAGSCAEVNLSDRDIVNFRPAHAVDAPVILIADIDRGGVFAQVMGTLAIISPADRARVQGIIINRFRGDIGLFEDGVRWIEEQSGLPVLGVLPFDRSIAIDSEDGMAAETVVDPPAVKEPGHVHIACLLLPRISNHTDLAALQCTEGVRVHFLSRPRDLGLYDQVILPGSKNVRADLDWLHASGWTAKLKTYLDVGGRLGGLCGGYQMMGRTIRDPDGVEGTPGQSTGLGQLPIETELTPNKRLTRVEGIWEANQQPVYGYEIHMGETRPVGNGDGYHPAITRIKQQGSSTTDGLCSDDGRLWGTYLHGLFDSGAFRRAFLSDLAPQLAGLNRPTRDSRVALDEDFDAFKQRQYDLLGRHIEQHLDMDKVVAIAGLSR; encoded by the coding sequence ATGGCTATCGGTAAGTGCATTTCGCTGCTAGGCACCGGCTCAGACGTCGGCAAGAGCTTCATCGTCGCGGGGATTGGCCGCGCACTGAAGTGCCGGGGATACGACGTGGCCCCCTACAAGGCCCAGAACATGTCCAACAACTCCTATGTCACGCTGGACGGGCTGGAGATGGGGCGCGCCCAGGTCGTGCAGGCTGAGGCTTGCGGAGTCGAGCCCAGCGTACACATGAACCCGGTCCTGCTGAAACCTTCGGGCGATGCCCGCTCGCAGGTCGTGCTCCACGGGCAGGTGCTTGCGACACAGGAAGCGCGCGACTACTACCGGCAGACAGACCAGCTTTTTGCCAAAGCCATGGAGTCTCTGGAGGTCCTTCGGCAGGCCCATGAGGTCGTCGTGATGGAGGGGGCCGGCTCCTGCGCCGAGGTAAACCTTTCAGACCGGGACATCGTAAACTTTCGCCCCGCCCATGCGGTAGACGCTCCAGTCATCCTGATCGCCGACATCGACCGCGGCGGTGTTTTCGCCCAGGTGATGGGCACCCTCGCGATCATCAGCCCCGCCGACCGGGCACGCGTGCAGGGCATCATCATCAACCGCTTCCGGGGCGACATCGGGCTTTTCGAGGACGGCGTCCGCTGGATCGAGGAGCAGAGCGGTCTGCCCGTGCTTGGCGTGCTGCCCTTTGACCGCAGTATCGCCATCGACTCGGAAGACGGCATGGCCGCTGAAACGGTTGTCGATCCCCCCGCCGTGAAAGAGCCGGGCCATGTGCATATCGCCTGCCTGCTGCTCCCCCGTATCTCCAACCACACCGACCTCGCCGCGCTCCAGTGCACGGAGGGCGTACGCGTGCATTTCCTCTCCCGCCCCCGCGACCTTGGCCTCTACGACCAGGTTATCCTGCCGGGCTCTAAAAACGTGCGCGCGGACCTCGACTGGCTCCATGCCAGCGGCTGGACCGCCAAGTTGAAGACCTACTTGGACGTCGGCGGGAGGCTCGGTGGCCTCTGCGGTGGCTATCAGATGATGGGGCGCACGATCCGCGACCCTGATGGCGTGGAGGGCACTCCCGGCCAGAGCACCGGCCTCGGCCAGCTGCCCATCGAAACAGAACTGACCCCCAATAAAAGGCTCACGCGCGTAGAGGGCATCTGGGAAGCGAATCAACAGCCTGTGTACGGTTACGAGATCCACATGGGGGAAACGCGTCCCGTCGGCAACGGCGATGGCTACCACCCCGCGATTACCCGGATCAAGCAGCAGGGATCATCCACCACCGATGGGCTTTGCTCTGACGATGGACGACTCTGGGGCACCTATCTGCACGGGCTCTTTGACTCGGGCGCATTTCGCCGTGCCTTTTTGAGCGATCTTGCTCCCCAGCTCGCAGGTTTAAACCGCCCGACCCGTGACAGCAGAGTCGCCCTTGATGAGGATTTCGACGCCTTCAAGCAGCGTCAATACGACCTCCTCGGACGGCATATCGAGCAGCATCTGGACATGGACAAGGTCGTGGCTATCGCTGGACTCAGCCGCTGA